From one Streptomyces sp. N50 genomic stretch:
- a CDS encoding NADP-dependent oxidoreductase, which yields MINREWHLLSRPVGWPKPEDFALVETETRAPAEGQVLVRNKYLSVDPYMRGRMSARKSYTAPFELGKVMQGGAVGEIVESNAEGFAVGDHVLHFGGWREYATIDAKGAVKVDPDLAPLSTYLGVLGMTGLTAYAGLLRTASFKEGDSVFVSGAAGAVGSQVGQIAKLKGASRVIGSAGSDEKVKLLVEEYGFDAAFNYKNGPVAEQLREAAPDGVDVYFDNVGGEHLEAAIGSLNERGRIAICGMISVYNNTEPAPGPQNLSRLIQTRGRIEGFLVGDHYDLQPQFVQEVGAWVASGELKYRETVVEGIENNLEAFLGQLRGENTGKMIVKL from the coding sequence ATGATCAACCGCGAATGGCACCTCCTCAGCCGCCCGGTCGGCTGGCCGAAGCCCGAGGACTTCGCCCTGGTGGAGACCGAGACCCGGGCCCCGGCCGAGGGCCAGGTGCTGGTGCGGAACAAGTACCTGTCGGTCGACCCGTACATGCGCGGCCGCATGAGCGCCCGCAAGTCGTACACCGCCCCCTTCGAGCTCGGCAAGGTCATGCAGGGCGGCGCGGTCGGCGAGATCGTCGAGTCGAACGCCGAGGGCTTCGCGGTCGGCGACCACGTCCTGCACTTCGGCGGCTGGCGCGAGTACGCGACCATCGACGCCAAGGGCGCCGTCAAGGTCGACCCCGACCTCGCCCCGCTCTCCACCTACCTCGGCGTCCTCGGCATGACCGGCCTCACCGCCTACGCCGGTCTGCTGCGCACCGCGTCCTTCAAGGAGGGCGACTCGGTCTTCGTCTCCGGCGCCGCGGGTGCCGTCGGCAGCCAGGTCGGCCAGATCGCCAAGCTCAAGGGCGCCTCCCGGGTCATCGGCTCGGCCGGCTCGGACGAGAAGGTCAAGCTCCTCGTCGAGGAGTACGGCTTCGACGCGGCCTTCAACTACAAGAACGGCCCGGTCGCCGAGCAGCTCCGCGAGGCCGCCCCGGACGGCGTCGACGTGTACTTCGACAACGTCGGCGGCGAGCACCTGGAGGCGGCGATCGGCTCCCTGAACGAGCGTGGGCGTATTGCCATCTGCGGCATGATCTCGGTCTACAACAACACCGAGCCCGCCCCCGGCCCGCAGAACCTCAGCCGCCTCATCCAGACCCGCGGCCGCATCGAGGGCTTCCTCGTCGGCGACCACTACGACCTGCAGCCGCAGTTCGTCCAGGAGGTCGGCGCGTGGGTGGCCTCCGGCGAGCTCAAGTACCGCGAGACCGTTGTCGAGGGCATCGAGAACAACCTGGAGGCGTTCCTCGGGCAGCTGCGCGGGGAGAACACCGGGAAGATGATCGTCAAGCTTTGA
- a CDS encoding EI24 domain-containing protein translates to MHDLGAGFGYLLKGQRWMARHGRHYGFGLIPGLITLVLYVAALVALALWGQDFVSWATPFADDWASPWQGLFRGFLTAVLFVLALLLSVLTFTAVTLLIGQPFYETLSEKVDRDVSPDGTAPESGLPLWRELWISARDSLRILVRAVLWGILLFALGFVPFIGQTVIPVIGFFVTGFFLTEELTAVALQRRGIDLRARLTLLRSRKTLIWGFGTPLGLSFLVPFVAVFLMPGAVAGATMMARELLGEETEGDDAQDEGESSSTTL, encoded by the coding sequence ATGCATGATCTTGGCGCGGGGTTCGGCTATCTCCTGAAGGGCCAGCGCTGGATGGCGCGGCACGGGAGGCACTACGGTTTCGGGCTGATCCCCGGTCTGATCACGCTGGTCCTGTACGTGGCGGCGCTGGTCGCGCTGGCGCTCTGGGGCCAGGACTTCGTCTCCTGGGCGACGCCCTTCGCGGACGACTGGGCGAGCCCGTGGCAGGGCCTGTTCCGCGGTTTCCTCACGGCGGTGCTGTTCGTACTGGCCCTGCTCCTCTCGGTGTTGACCTTCACCGCCGTCACCCTCCTCATAGGCCAGCCCTTCTACGAGACCCTCTCCGAGAAGGTCGACCGGGACGTCTCCCCGGACGGCACGGCCCCCGAATCGGGCCTCCCGCTCTGGCGCGAACTGTGGATCTCGGCCCGCGACAGCCTCCGCATCCTGGTCCGCGCGGTGCTGTGGGGGATCCTGCTCTTCGCCCTGGGCTTCGTCCCGTTCATCGGCCAGACGGTGATCCCGGTGATCGGGTTCTTCGTCACGGGCTTCTTCCTCACGGAGGAGCTGACGGCGGTCGCCCTCCAGCGCCGGGGCATCGACCTCCGCGCCCGCCTCACTCTCCTCCGCTCCCGCAAGACCCTGATCTGGGGCTTCGGCACCCCCCTCGGCCTCTCCTTCCTGGTCCCGTTCGTCGCGGTGTTCCTGATGCCGGGGGCGGTGGCTGGGGCGACGATGATGGCGCGGGAGCTGTTGGGCGAGGAGACCGAGGGGGACGACGCGCAGGACGAGGGCGAATCGTCTTCTACGACCCTATGA
- a CDS encoding MarR family winged helix-turn-helix transcriptional regulator has protein sequence MATPEKTRRSDPVTMEVVELIGDVVARFYADYEEAAGDHALTGAQARLLSLLSLEPLPMRKLARKLKCEPSNVTGIVDRLETRGLVERRPDPADRRVKLAAATDEGRRVARSLRESLRFAREPLAGLSDEERLALRGLLRRMLEV, from the coding sequence ATGGCCACACCCGAAAAGACGCGTCGCTCCGACCCCGTGACCATGGAGGTCGTCGAGCTGATCGGCGATGTCGTGGCGCGGTTCTACGCGGACTACGAGGAGGCGGCGGGCGACCACGCGCTGACCGGAGCCCAGGCCAGGCTGCTCAGCCTGCTGTCCCTGGAGCCGCTGCCGATGCGCAAACTGGCGCGGAAGCTGAAGTGCGAGCCGTCGAACGTCACGGGGATCGTGGACCGGCTGGAGACGCGCGGCCTGGTGGAGCGCCGCCCCGACCCCGCCGACCGCCGCGTGAAGCTGGCGGCGGCCACGGACGAGGGGCGCCGGGTGGCCCGTAGCCTGCGCGAGTCCCTACGGTTCGCCCGCGAGCCGCTGGCCGGGCTGTCGGACGAGGAGCGGCTGGCGTTGCGGGGGTTGCTGCGGCGGATGCTGGAGGTCTGA
- a CDS encoding TetR/AcrR family transcriptional regulator, which yields MSYGDAMNATNSRTRREERRGEIVRAALEVIAERGYRGASLAAVAERVGLTQQGLLHYFPTKDALLVAVLEERDQWDAVPDTRWRVDLLASLVEYNAMRPGIIQTFSALLGESVTEGHPARDYFSERYVRVRANMAGVLRAEYGDRLPNGLTPERAAPLLVAVMDGLQYQWLLDPESVDMPGAFRDFLALLGEE from the coding sequence GTGTCGTACGGTGACGCCATGAACGCCACGAACTCCAGGACCCGGCGCGAGGAACGACGCGGCGAGATCGTGCGGGCGGCCCTGGAGGTGATCGCCGAGCGCGGTTACCGGGGCGCGAGCCTGGCGGCGGTGGCGGAGCGGGTCGGCCTGACCCAGCAGGGTCTGCTGCACTACTTCCCCACGAAGGACGCGCTGCTCGTCGCCGTCCTGGAGGAACGGGACCAGTGGGACGCGGTGCCGGACACCCGCTGGCGCGTCGACCTCCTGGCCTCCCTGGTCGAGTACAACGCGATGCGGCCCGGGATCATCCAGACCTTCTCGGCCCTCCTCGGCGAGAGCGTCACGGAGGGGCATCCGGCGCGGGACTACTTCTCCGAGCGGTACGTCCGCGTCCGGGCGAACATGGCGGGGGTCCTGCGCGCCGAGTACGGCGACCGGTTGCCGAACGGCCTGACGCCCGAGCGGGCGGCTCCGCTGCTGGTGGCGGTGATGGACGGGCTGCAGTACCAGTGGCTGCTGGATCCGGAGTCGGTGGACATGCCGGGGGCGTTCAGGGACTTCCTCGCGCTGCTGGGCGAGGAGTGA
- a CDS encoding serine hydrolase domain-containing protein, with protein sequence MTQEIHGTVADGFETVREEFAAFVATERADYEGQLCAYVHGRRVVDLWAGPPGTDADSLYGVFSSTKSAAHLVVALLVQDGTLELDRKVTYYWPEFASEGKGALTLRELLAHRAGLVGTDTGFTLDELADDRAVAERLADQRPFWRPGTVFGYHALVIGALTGEIVRRATGRSLRDVHEERVRAPYGLDFFLGLPPAHEPRFRTVQPQLLPPDQQDARAAEPPNPHSLAAIAFNEHAAQPTVLESLPNERVIRAKGPASIGGVASARGLAGLYAAAISEVDDRAALLKPDTAAEFGQLHSVGYDVVTGTHRAYGLGFQATADAAYPFLGAGTIGHSGAAGSQAFADPRSGLAYGYTRRRFAFPGGAALENEGLVRAVHKAALAS encoded by the coding sequence ATGACCCAGGAGATCCACGGCACCGTAGCCGACGGTTTCGAAACGGTGCGGGAGGAGTTCGCCGCGTTCGTTGCGACCGAACGCGCCGATTATGAGGGCCAGTTGTGTGCGTACGTACACGGCCGACGGGTCGTCGACCTGTGGGCGGGACCACCCGGCACCGACGCCGACTCGCTCTATGGCGTGTTCTCGTCCACGAAGAGCGCCGCGCACCTCGTGGTGGCGCTGCTCGTGCAGGACGGCACGCTGGAGCTGGACCGCAAAGTGACCTACTACTGGCCGGAGTTCGCGTCCGAGGGCAAGGGCGCGCTGACACTGCGCGAGCTGCTCGCGCACCGGGCGGGCCTGGTCGGCACGGACACGGGGTTCACGCTCGACGAGCTGGCCGACGACCGGGCGGTGGCCGAACGCCTAGCCGACCAGCGCCCGTTCTGGCGTCCGGGCACGGTCTTCGGCTATCACGCCCTGGTGATCGGCGCGTTGACCGGCGAGATCGTACGGCGGGCCACGGGCCGTTCGCTCCGGGACGTGCACGAGGAGAGAGTGCGGGCGCCGTACGGCCTGGACTTCTTCCTCGGCCTACCGCCGGCGCACGAGCCCCGATTCCGCACCGTCCAGCCCCAGTTGCTGCCCCCCGACCAGCAGGACGCCCGCGCAGCCGAGCCACCCAACCCCCACAGTCTCGCCGCGATCGCGTTCAACGAGCACGCGGCGCAGCCGACCGTCCTGGAGTCACTGCCGAACGAGCGGGTGATCCGGGCCAAGGGTCCCGCGTCGATCGGCGGGGTGGCGTCGGCGCGCGGTCTCGCCGGCCTGTACGCGGCGGCGATCAGCGAAGTCGACGACCGGGCCGCCCTGTTGAAGCCGGACACGGCGGCCGAGTTCGGCCAGCTGCACTCCGTCGGCTACGACGTGGTGACCGGCACGCACCGGGCGTACGGCCTCGGCTTCCAGGCCACCGCGGACGCCGCCTACCCGTTCCTGGGCGCCGGCACCATCGGCCACAGCGGCGCGGCAGGCTCCCAGGCCTTCGCCGACCCCCGCAGCGGCCTGGCCTACGGCTACACCAGGCGCCGGTTCGCCTTCCCGGGCGGGGCGGCCCTGGAGAACGAGGGGTTGGTACGGGCCGTCCACAAAGCAGCACTGGCAAGCTGA
- a CDS encoding M14 family zinc carboxypeptidase: MRTIARAVPPRPVLITAVALTTAAGSLLLQPRPADATPRPVPRRGSAPDPAVREGSGPDRYAGRAPVTAARRALTATVPRTDPRLGYPRRQRLSPDPANPADTSLKLGLTPYHALAPRLNSLQRLGDRVSAEVAGVSSGGHRLYLVTVTAPETTAQATAQERMRDLIENAPATAAKSFEIKTSYKTPVLFDNNIHGDEREGTDASLDLIQQLATANDTKTKDLLAHSRLYFNITANPDGRIAGTRANANGFDLNRDLITASQPEARAIRALTIDKQPAVLLDLHGYVNGTLIEPTTPPHGENYEYDLFLKNTYANALGMETAVNALGYTPAKDGVSPAQIPFRDQAEGWDDWPPVFTPQYAAFQGAVAAHTVEIPLQVNNSASDTLPTTELHRRAAINVAVAGAAMRATLDFARSHRTSLIADQIEMFRRGAAGVEQVPVSARTVPGVPGIGPEDVYTTTFPRAYTIAPDTAGARLVTHLIANDVRVLRAATGPYVVDTHQPKRGLANALLADGRDISDKVTAMYDISAWSLGRLWGAQVKAVTTLPSSPLAAITAPSPVAHVAPHGDLRLPLTDPAELAALNSLLRQGIPVRRSADGSAIVPEPRTATARAKVTEAATAYDVAFEATTLPGVTALHPVRVAAAVTPGELFALREMGFEVTPVSTDILNAGNAGNAGFDWSKADVLFVSTELEDGDLTPTARTALRTFLSSGHGLVGRGVTGAALASATGLLTATPVEGTEEANGVVRVVNSGPITTGTQPYGFVYAPVWFTELGPTVRVEQSYTTGSPLLAGHWRKRADGSGGPADAAGRPSVVSDRRAVLFGTEPLFRDHPKGELPQVGRALFTMAHTIDGTRAMAHASSGSVEESR, translated from the coding sequence GTGCGCACCATTGCCCGAGCCGTCCCCCCGAGACCCGTTCTGATCACCGCCGTCGCCCTGACCACCGCCGCCGGTTCGCTCCTGCTCCAGCCCCGTCCGGCGGACGCCACGCCCCGGCCCGTCCCCCGCCGGGGTTCCGCGCCCGACCCGGCCGTCCGTGAGGGCTCCGGCCCCGACCGGTACGCCGGCCGCGCGCCCGTCACCGCCGCCCGCCGCGCCCTCACCGCCACCGTCCCGCGCACCGACCCCCGCCTCGGCTACCCCCGCCGCCAACGCCTCTCCCCCGACCCGGCGAACCCCGCCGACACCTCCCTCAAACTCGGCCTGACCCCGTACCACGCCCTCGCCCCGCGCCTGAACTCCCTCCAGCGGCTGGGCGATCGGGTGAGTGCCGAGGTCGCGGGCGTCTCGTCCGGCGGCCACCGGCTCTACCTCGTCACGGTCACCGCCCCGGAGACCACCGCCCAGGCCACCGCACAGGAACGAATGCGCGACCTCATCGAGAACGCGCCCGCCACCGCCGCCAAGTCCTTTGAGATCAAGACCAGTTACAAGACACCGGTCCTCTTCGACAACAACATCCACGGCGACGAACGCGAGGGCACCGACGCCTCCCTCGACCTCATCCAGCAGCTCGCCACCGCCAACGACACCAAGACAAAAGACCTGTTGGCGCACAGCCGCCTCTACTTCAACATCACCGCGAACCCCGACGGCCGTATCGCCGGCACCCGCGCCAACGCCAACGGCTTCGACCTCAACCGGGACCTGATCACCGCCTCACAGCCCGAGGCCCGCGCGATCCGCGCGCTCACGATCGACAAACAGCCCGCCGTCCTGCTCGACCTGCACGGTTACGTCAACGGCACGCTCATCGAGCCGACCACTCCCCCGCACGGCGAGAACTACGAGTACGACCTCTTCCTCAAGAACACCTACGCCAACGCCCTGGGCATGGAGACCGCCGTCAACGCCCTCGGCTACACACCGGCGAAGGACGGGGTCTCCCCCGCCCAGATCCCCTTCCGCGACCAGGCGGAGGGCTGGGACGACTGGCCCCCGGTCTTCACCCCGCAGTACGCGGCCTTCCAGGGCGCGGTAGCCGCCCACACGGTCGAGATCCCGCTCCAGGTGAACAACTCCGCCTCCGACACCCTCCCCACCACCGAGCTGCACCGCCGCGCCGCGATCAACGTGGCGGTCGCGGGCGCGGCCATGCGCGCGACCCTCGACTTCGCCCGGTCCCACCGGACTTCCCTCATCGCCGACCAGATCGAGATGTTCCGGCGCGGAGCCGCGGGCGTCGAACAAGTACCCGTGTCGGCGCGAACCGTCCCGGGAGTCCCGGGCATCGGCCCTGAGGACGTCTACACAACCACCTTCCCCCGCGCCTACACCATCGCGCCCGACACCGCGGGCGCCCGCCTCGTCACCCACCTCATCGCCAACGACGTCCGCGTGCTACGCGCGGCGACCGGCCCGTACGTCGTCGACACGCACCAGCCCAAACGGGGCCTGGCGAACGCCCTGTTGGCCGACGGCCGGGACATCAGCGACAAGGTGACGGCGATGTACGACATCTCGGCCTGGAGCCTGGGCCGCCTGTGGGGCGCCCAGGTCAAGGCCGTAACCACCCTCCCCAGCAGCCCCCTAGCCGCCATCACCGCCCCCTCCCCCGTAGCCCACGTCGCCCCGCACGGCGACCTCCGCCTCCCCCTCACCGACCCGGCCGAGTTGGCGGCCCTCAACTCCCTCCTCAGACAAGGGATTCCGGTACGACGGTCAGCGGACGGCAGCGCGATCGTGCCGGAGCCGAGGACAGCGACAGCACGGGCGAAGGTGACCGAGGCCGCGACGGCCTACGACGTGGCATTCGAGGCCACAACCCTCCCCGGTGTCACGGCACTCCACCCCGTCCGCGTCGCCGCGGCCGTCACCCCGGGCGAGCTGTTCGCGCTGCGGGAGATGGGCTTCGAGGTCACGCCCGTGTCGACGGACATCCTGAACGCGGGAAACGCGGGAAACGCGGGATTCGACTGGTCGAAGGCCGATGTGCTGTTCGTGTCGACGGAGTTGGAGGACGGCGACCTGACCCCGACCGCCCGCACCGCCCTCCGCACCTTCCTCTCCTCCGGGCACGGACTCGTCGGCCGGGGCGTCACCGGCGCCGCGCTCGCCTCCGCGACCGGACTGCTGACGGCAACGCCCGTCGAGGGCACCGAGGAGGCCAACGGCGTTGTACGGGTGGTGAATTCAGGGCCGATCACCACCGGCACCCAGCCCTATGGTTTCGTCTACGCGCCGGTGTGGTTCACCGAACTCGGCCCCACAGTCCGCGTCGAGCAGTCGTACACAACCGGAAGTCCTCTCCTCGCCGGGCACTGGCGGAAGCGGGCCGACGGCTCCGGCGGCCCCGCCGACGCGGCGGGACGACCGTCGGTCGTCAGTGACAGGCGAGCTGTCCTGTTCGGCACGGAGCCGCTCTTCCGGGATCATCCGAAGGGGGAACTCCCGCAGGTCGGGCGGGCGTTGTTCACCATGGCACACACGATCGACGGCACACGAGCGATGGCACACGCGAGCAGCGGATCAGTCGAGGAGAGCAGATGA
- a CDS encoding YrdB family protein, translating to MTAAGTAKAANLGVLFAIEVGALVAVGYWGFTRDLATPLTWLLGVGGPVVLAVLWGLCGSPKARYKVRGAGRVGFEVVWFGAGVAALVLAGVYGWALVLALVCVVSKTLAVIWRQ from the coding sequence ATGACCGCAGCGGGGACAGCGAAAGCAGCGAACCTCGGCGTCCTCTTCGCGATCGAGGTCGGCGCGCTCGTCGCCGTCGGCTACTGGGGGTTCACGCGGGACCTCGCCACGCCGCTGACCTGGCTGCTCGGTGTCGGTGGGCCCGTCGTGCTCGCCGTGCTGTGGGGGTTGTGCGGGTCGCCCAAGGCCAGGTACAAGGTGCGGGGCGCCGGTCGGGTCGGGTTCGAGGTGGTGTGGTTCGGGGCCGGGGTTGCCGCGCTGGTGCTCGCCGGCGTCTACGGCTGGGCCCTCGTCCTCGCCCTCGTGTGTGTCGTGAGCAAGACGCTGGCCGTCATCTGGCGTCAGTAG
- a CDS encoding beta-glucosidase family protein produces MAGPREAVEAGGAVDAVVEAALGKLGLDDKARLLAGQDMWSLPALPEIGLKSLVMSDGPIGVRGVRWTADDPSVALPSPTALAASWDPELAHRAGVLLAQEARRKGVHVLLAPTVNLHRSPLGGRHFEAYSEDPYLTGRIGVGYVEGVQSGGVGTTVKHFVANDAETDRFTVNNLISQRTLRELYLAPFELIVENAHPWGIMTAYNTVNGTTMSEHRYLVNEILRGEWGFDGFNVSDWTAARSTVGTIEGGLDVAMPGPKTVYGEALARAVRDGEVEEATVDTAVRNVLRLAARVGILDGAEPVVAQAQLPSPVDGEALAREIARRSFVLVRNENDALPLKPNSTVALLGAAARDARVLGGGSAIVFPTHVVSPLDGLTAALPDGTLSYAVGADPNTELADADKGFELRAVCRDAAGQVIGTASAPSGQLRWMGEDLPEGVTHDTLHTVELAGTFTPRETGQHTFGIKGLGAFTLTVDGTTYYDDVQRPLKDDPFSSFFGAPAPRARVDLTAGTPVEVSLTYVVSFAENRDLKVIGFTLVHQEPQRDPDELIAEAVELARTADTAVVVVATTERVESEGYDRTDLQLPGRQDDLVHAVAAANPNTVVIVNAGSPVELPWRDEVAAVLLGWFPGQEGGAALADVLTGTHEPGGRLPTTWGSLTDAPVTQVVPENGELPYTEGVFIGYRAWEKEGRTPSYPFGHGLGYTDWSYDAIEAEGTSVTVRITNSGARHGREVVQVYLAPVEADPERPARWLAGFAGVEAGPGESVDVVVELPRRSFEIWDETANAWAFVKGSYEIQAGRSITDRRVATTINV; encoded by the coding sequence ATGGCGGGACCCCGTGAAGCAGTCGAAGCGGGCGGAGCGGTCGACGCGGTCGTCGAGGCGGCCCTCGGCAAGCTCGGCCTGGATGACAAGGCGCGGCTGCTCGCCGGGCAGGACATGTGGTCGCTGCCCGCGCTCCCGGAGATCGGTCTGAAGTCCCTCGTCATGTCCGACGGCCCCATCGGCGTCCGGGGCGTGCGCTGGACCGCCGACGATCCGTCCGTCGCGCTGCCGTCCCCCACCGCCCTCGCCGCCAGCTGGGACCCCGAACTCGCCCACCGCGCGGGCGTGTTGCTCGCCCAGGAGGCCCGCCGCAAGGGTGTGCACGTCCTCCTCGCCCCCACCGTCAACCTCCACCGATCACCCCTCGGCGGACGGCACTTCGAGGCGTACAGCGAGGACCCGTACCTCACCGGGCGGATCGGCGTCGGGTATGTCGAGGGCGTCCAGTCCGGCGGCGTCGGCACCACAGTCAAGCACTTCGTCGCCAACGACGCCGAGACCGACCGCTTCACCGTGAACAACCTGATCTCCCAACGCACCCTGCGCGAGCTGTACTTGGCCCCCTTCGAGCTCATCGTCGAGAACGCCCACCCCTGGGGCATCATGACCGCGTACAACACGGTCAACGGCACGACGATGTCCGAGCACCGCTACCTGGTGAACGAGATCCTGCGCGGCGAATGGGGCTTCGACGGCTTCAACGTCTCCGACTGGACCGCCGCCCGCTCCACCGTCGGCACCATCGAGGGCGGCCTCGACGTCGCGATGCCCGGCCCGAAGACCGTCTACGGCGAGGCCCTCGCCCGGGCCGTGCGCGACGGCGAGGTCGAGGAGGCCACCGTCGACACCGCCGTACGGAACGTACTGCGGCTCGCCGCCCGCGTCGGCATCCTGGACGGTGCCGAACCCGTCGTCGCACAAGCCCAACTCCCGTCCCCCGTGGACGGAGAGGCCCTCGCCCGCGAGATCGCCCGCCGCTCCTTCGTCCTCGTCCGCAACGAGAACGACGCCCTCCCGCTGAAGCCGAACAGCACCGTCGCGCTCCTCGGCGCCGCCGCCCGCGACGCCCGGGTCCTCGGCGGCGGCTCCGCCATCGTCTTCCCGACCCACGTCGTCTCCCCGCTCGACGGCCTCACCGCCGCCCTCCCCGACGGCACCCTCAGCTACGCCGTCGGCGCCGACCCGAACACCGAACTCGCCGACGCCGACAAGGGGTTCGAGCTGCGCGCCGTCTGCCGCGACGCGGCCGGCCAGGTCATCGGCACCGCTTCCGCACCCAGCGGACAGCTCCGGTGGATGGGTGAGGACCTCCCCGAGGGCGTCACCCACGACACCCTCCACACCGTCGAACTCGCCGGCACCTTCACCCCGCGCGAGACCGGGCAACACACCTTCGGCATCAAGGGACTCGGCGCCTTCACCCTCACCGTCGACGGCACGACGTACTACGACGACGTCCAACGCCCGCTCAAGGACGACCCGTTCAGCTCCTTCTTCGGCGCCCCCGCACCCCGCGCCCGCGTCGACCTCACCGCCGGCACCCCGGTCGAGGTGTCCCTGACCTACGTCGTGAGCTTCGCCGAGAACCGCGACCTCAAGGTCATCGGCTTCACCCTCGTCCACCAGGAACCGCAGCGCGACCCCGACGAACTCATCGCCGAGGCCGTCGAGTTGGCCCGCACCGCCGACACCGCCGTCGTCGTGGTCGCCACCACCGAACGCGTCGAGTCCGAGGGCTACGACCGGACGGACCTCCAACTCCCCGGCCGCCAGGACGACTTGGTGCACGCCGTCGCCGCCGCCAACCCGAACACCGTCGTGATCGTCAACGCCGGCTCCCCGGTCGAACTGCCCTGGCGCGACGAGGTCGCCGCCGTCCTGCTCGGCTGGTTCCCCGGCCAGGAGGGCGGCGCGGCCCTCGCCGACGTCCTCACCGGCACCCACGAACCCGGCGGCCGGCTCCCCACCACCTGGGGCTCCCTCACCGACGCCCCGGTCACCCAGGTCGTCCCGGAGAACGGCGAACTCCCGTACACCGAGGGCGTGTTCATCGGCTACCGCGCCTGGGAGAAGGAGGGCCGCACCCCGTCGTACCCCTTCGGACACGGCCTCGGTTACACCGACTGGAGCTACGACGCGATCGAGGCGGAGGGCACGAGCGTGACCGTCCGGATCACCAACTCCGGTGCCCGGCACGGCCGTGAGGTCGTCCAGGTCTATCTGGCCCCCGTCGAGGCCGACCCGGAGCGTCCCGCCCGCTGGCTGGCCGGATTCGCCGGGGTCGAGGCCGGGCCCGGCGAGAGCGTCGACGTGGTCGTCGAACTTCCGCGCCGATCTTTCGAGATCTGGGATGAGACGGCGAACGCGTGGGCATTTGTAAAGGGTTCGTACGAGATCCAGGCCGGGCGCTCGATCACCGACCGCAGGGTCGCGACGACGATTAACGTCTGA
- a CDS encoding pyroglutamyl peptidase: protein MNVIRVRTGILGLALLAGFSAPSTGAAADTTLSPTVEEQRLDKEVPQEILEHSGFDTVAPEFTRALEAAHNYAQARRIVVREGTALWQRAVDRAQGRGPVGGDLSRDDDRPLYWARLGMTREVREWEPGFGISEGQRAALLGQLEMTSRGQSSIRYPHEKGIKRILVTGFDPFTLDADIRISNPSGATALALDGTVIQTADGPARIETAMFPVRWADFAEGTVERALRPYLPKVDLFTTVSQGRVGRFDVERTNGAWRGGYPDNDNVSKTETVPVADPASQPQWTSTTLPYKAIVAADTGRFPVYDHTEVTEIPAGATAPVVRPDGPTAGSTARSGGGGNYLSNEIAYRATLLRDRLGLHDSLPGGHIHTPVLQFGAGNTDPATGTITDPDFVRNRVDIIAQVRAMVTVAMDAEAGS from the coding sequence TTGAACGTCATACGAGTTCGGACCGGCATCCTCGGCCTGGCCCTGCTGGCCGGTTTCTCCGCCCCCAGTACCGGGGCGGCGGCCGACACCACCCTGTCCCCGACCGTCGAGGAGCAGCGGCTCGACAAGGAAGTCCCCCAGGAGATCCTCGAGCACTCCGGATTCGACACCGTCGCACCGGAGTTCACCCGAGCGCTCGAAGCCGCGCACAACTACGCGCAGGCCCGCCGCATCGTCGTACGCGAGGGAACAGCACTGTGGCAGCGAGCAGTTGACCGGGCGCAGGGGCGGGGTCCGGTGGGCGGTGATCTCAGCCGGGACGACGATCGGCCGTTGTACTGGGCGCGGTTGGGGATGACCCGGGAAGTTCGGGAGTGGGAGCCCGGGTTCGGGATCTCGGAGGGGCAACGGGCCGCTCTGCTGGGGCAGTTGGAAATGACCTCGCGGGGGCAGAGCAGTATCCGGTATCCGCACGAGAAGGGGATCAAGCGGATTCTCGTGACCGGGTTCGACCCGTTCACGCTCGACGCGGACATCCGGATCTCCAATCCCTCCGGGGCCACCGCGCTCGCGCTCGACGGCACGGTGATCCAGACGGCGGACGGGCCGGCGCGGATCGAGACGGCCATGTTCCCCGTGCGGTGGGCGGACTTCGCCGAGGGGACCGTGGAGCGGGCGTTGCGGCCGTATCTGCCGAAGGTGGATCTGTTCACGACCGTGAGTCAGGGCCGGGTGGGCCGTTTCGACGTGGAGCGGACCAACGGGGCCTGGCGGGGCGGATATCCCGACAACGACAACGTGTCGAAGACGGAGACCGTGCCCGTCGCCGACCCGGCCTCGCAGCCCCAGTGGACGTCGACGACCCTGCCGTACAAGGCGATTGTGGCCGCCGACACCGGGCGGTTCCCCGTCTACGACCACACCGAGGTGACCGAGATTCCGGCGGGCGCGACCGCTCCTGTCGTACGGCCGGACGGACCCACCGCGGGGTCCACGGCCCGTTCCGGAGGCGGCGGGAACTATCTCTCCAACGAGATCGCCTACCGCGCCACGCTGCTACGGGACCGGCTCGGGCTGCACGACTCGCTGCCGGGTGGGCACATCCACACGCCGGTGCTGCAGTTCGGGGCGGGGAACACGGACCCGGCGACCGGGACGATCACCGATCCGGACTTCGTACGCAACCGGGTGGACATCATCGCGCAGGTGAGGGCGATGGTGACGGTGGCTATGGACGCGGAAGCCGGTTCATAG